One Clostridium estertheticum DNA segment encodes these proteins:
- a CDS encoding acetyl-CoA carboxylase biotin carboxylase subunit: MFKKILIANRGEIAVRIIRACHEMGIQTVAVYSEVDKNALHTQMADEAICIGPAKSKDSYLNMQNILSATVLTGAEAIHPGFGFLSENSKFAQMCEECNIKFIGPDSQNIDNMGNKLKAREMMIKAGVPVVPGSDGELSSETDALKSAEKIGYPVMIKASAGGGGRGIRVVTKVEDLIPAYNTAKTESKTAFGDDTMYMEKFIEEPRHIEFQILADEHGNVIHLGERDCSVQRRNQKVIEEAPGAAMTQELRKQMGEVAVKAARSINYKNAGTIEFLLDKYGNYYFMEMNTRIQVEHPITEMVTGVDLVKAQILIASGEVLPYKQEDIKIQGHAIECRINAENPNKNFMPCPGEIKSLHLPGGNGVRIDSAAYQGYKIPPTYDSMIGKLIVHGKDRQEALYKMRRALGEFIIEGVDTNIDFQYKIVNNENFISGNFDTSFISKEFKNL; this comes from the coding sequence ATGTTTAAGAAGATATTAATTGCTAATAGGGGCGAAATAGCGGTAAGAATAATTCGAGCGTGCCATGAAATGGGTATTCAAACTGTTGCAGTATATTCCGAGGTAGATAAAAATGCACTTCATACTCAAATGGCAGATGAGGCTATATGCATAGGACCGGCTAAATCTAAGGATAGTTATTTGAATATGCAAAATATCTTAAGTGCTACAGTGCTTACAGGTGCGGAGGCAATTCATCCTGGATTCGGTTTCTTATCTGAAAATAGTAAATTTGCACAGATGTGTGAGGAATGTAATATAAAATTCATAGGGCCGGATTCTCAAAATATCGATAATATGGGTAATAAGCTAAAGGCAAGAGAAATGATGATAAAGGCTGGAGTACCAGTAGTACCTGGGTCAGATGGAGAGTTATCCTCTGAAACAGATGCTTTAAAATCAGCTGAGAAAATAGGATACCCTGTAATGATAAAAGCTTCAGCAGGTGGTGGGGGACGAGGAATAAGAGTTGTTACAAAAGTAGAAGATCTAATACCCGCGTACAACACTGCTAAAACTGAGTCAAAAACAGCTTTTGGTGATGACACAATGTATATGGAAAAATTTATAGAAGAACCAAGACACATAGAGTTCCAAATACTTGCAGATGAGCATGGAAATGTTATTCATCTTGGCGAGAGGGATTGTTCTGTCCAAAGGCGGAATCAGAAAGTAATCGAAGAGGCTCCAGGAGCTGCAATGACGCAGGAACTTAGAAAACAGATGGGTGAGGTTGCGGTTAAAGCGGCTAGGTCTATTAATTATAAAAATGCTGGAACTATAGAGTTCTTATTAGATAAGTATGGAAATTACTATTTTATGGAGATGAATACACGAATACAGGTAGAGCATCCAATAACTGAAATGGTCACTGGGGTAGATTTAGTTAAAGCACAGATATTGATTGCTTCGGGAGAAGTGCTTCCTTATAAACAGGAGGATATAAAAATTCAGGGGCATGCTATTGAATGTAGAATAAATGCTGAAAATCCAAATAAAAACTTCATGCCATGTCCAGGTGAGATAAAATCACTTCACCTTCCTGGTGGAAATGGGGTAAGGATTGATAGTGCGGCATATCAAGGTTACAAAATTCCGCCTACCTATGACTCCATGATTGGGAAACTAATTGTACATGGAAAAGATAGACAAGAAGCACTATATAAAATGAGAAGGGCCTTGGGTGAGTTTATAATCGAAGGTGTGGATACTAACATAGACTTCCAATATAAAATAGTAAACAATGAAAATTTTATAAGTGGAAACTTTGATACTAGCTTCATTAGCAAAGAATTTAAAAATCTTTAA
- the fabZ gene encoding 3-hydroxyacyl-ACP dehydratase FabZ, which yields MENTIGTTLNIKQIQEIIPHRYPFLFVDKVEELEPGKRAVGYKNITMNEYFFQGHFPTEPVLPGVIIIEALAQVGAVALLSMEDYKGKIAYFGGINKARFRKKVVPGDVLRLEVEIIKMKGPVGIGKAVATVNGEKVAEAEITFAVGLN from the coding sequence ATGGAAAATACAATAGGTACTACTTTGAATATAAAACAAATTCAAGAGATTATTCCTCATAGATATCCATTTTTGTTCGTGGATAAAGTAGAGGAACTAGAACCAGGAAAAAGAGCCGTAGGGTATAAGAATATTACTATGAATGAGTATTTCTTCCAAGGACATTTCCCTACTGAACCTGTACTTCCAGGAGTGATAATAATTGAGGCGCTTGCACAGGTTGGAGCCGTAGCACTTTTAAGTATGGAAGATTACAAAGGTAAAATTGCGTACTTTGGTGGAATTAATAAAGCTAGATTCAGAAAAAAAGTTGTTCCAGGAGATGTGCTAAGACTTGAGGTAGAAATAATCAAAATGAAGGGGCCTGTTGGAATTGGAAAGGCAGTAGCTACAGTAAATGGCGAAAAGGTTGCAGAAGCTGAAATTACATTTGCAGTAGGGCTCAATTAA
- the accB gene encoding acetyl-CoA carboxylase biotin carboxyl carrier protein produces the protein MDYKNIQELIKTVSDSQLTSFEIETEGIRIKMEKKEQQLIVERIPAPTALATSVINESVNRESLAINQRSEEKIQSNIENEASIIPEENLFVVKSPIVGTMYSSPSDESQNFVKVGSLVKKGDTLCILEAMKLMNEIESEVDGEIVEVLVLNEDMVEYGQPLFKIRKK, from the coding sequence ATGGATTATAAAAACATTCAAGAGCTAATAAAAACCGTTAGTGATTCACAGCTTACATCATTTGAAATTGAGACAGAGGGTATCAGAATAAAGATGGAGAAAAAAGAGCAGCAGTTAATAGTAGAAAGAATTCCTGCACCTACTGCCCTGGCTACATCAGTTATTAACGAATCAGTAAATAGAGAAAGTTTAGCTATAAATCAAAGGTCTGAAGAAAAAATACAAAGCAATATAGAAAATGAAGCTAGTATAATACCTGAGGAAAATCTATTTGTAGTTAAATCACCTATTGTTGGAACTATGTATTCTTCACCTAGTGATGAATCACAGAATTTCGTAAAAGTTGGTTCTTTGGTTAAAAAAGGAGATACACTTTGTATTTTAGAAGCTATGAAGCTTATGAATGAAATTGAAAGTGAAGTAGATGGAGAAATTGTAGAAGTATTAGTTTTAAATGAAGATATGGTAGAGTACGGACAGCCATTATTCAAAATACGTAAAAAATAG
- the fabF gene encoding beta-ketoacyl-ACP synthase II codes for MKNRVVITGMGAVTPIGNDVVNFWNNVKEGTCGIDVIKSFDISEFKCKLGAEVKDFDVTVAVDKREARKMDKFCQYAMVAADEAVKNSGLDLEAIDSERLAVVVGSGIGGLSTIEQEHRKLMEKGPNRVSPFLIPMIIGNMAAGNIAIKYGAKGMCTSVVTACATGTNAIGDAFHLIQDGRADIIIAGGAEGSITPLALAGFTSLTALSKSEDPLRASIPFDKERSGFIMGEGAGIVILESLEHAQKRNAKIYAEMKGYGATCDAYHITSPSPDGEGAARAMVMALKDGDVKAEEVSYINAHGTSTPYNDKFETAAIKSAFGEFAYKIPISSTKSMTGHLLGASGAIEAIVCIKALEESFVPATIGYKVPDEECDLDYVPNIGRTQELKYAMSNSLGFGGHNATILLKKWDGK; via the coding sequence ATGAAAAATAGAGTTGTTATAACAGGTATGGGAGCAGTTACTCCTATAGGAAATGATGTAGTTAATTTTTGGAATAATGTAAAAGAAGGTACTTGCGGTATAGATGTAATTAAGTCTTTTGATATTTCAGAATTTAAATGTAAGTTGGGCGCAGAGGTTAAGGATTTTGATGTAACAGTTGCCGTAGATAAAAGAGAAGCTAGAAAAATGGATAAATTCTGTCAGTATGCAATGGTTGCAGCTGATGAAGCTGTTAAAAATTCGGGACTTGACCTAGAAGCTATAGACAGTGAAAGATTAGCGGTAGTAGTTGGTTCAGGAATAGGTGGACTTAGTACTATTGAGCAAGAACATAGGAAACTTATGGAAAAAGGACCAAATAGAGTTTCACCATTTTTAATACCTATGATAATAGGTAATATGGCAGCTGGAAACATTGCAATAAAGTATGGCGCTAAAGGTATGTGTACTAGTGTAGTTACGGCTTGTGCTACAGGAACTAATGCCATAGGAGACGCTTTCCACTTGATTCAAGATGGAAGGGCGGACATAATAATAGCTGGAGGAGCAGAAGGATCAATAACTCCACTGGCGCTAGCGGGGTTTACGTCGCTGACAGCCTTAAGCAAAAGTGAAGATCCACTAAGAGCATCCATTCCTTTTGATAAAGAGAGGTCTGGTTTTATTATGGGAGAGGGTGCAGGTATAGTTATACTTGAATCTTTAGAGCATGCACAAAAAAGAAATGCAAAAATATATGCAGAGATGAAGGGTTACGGAGCGACTTGTGATGCTTATCATATAACTTCGCCATCACCAGACGGTGAAGGAGCAGCAAGAGCAATGGTAATGGCACTTAAAGATGGCGATGTTAAAGCCGAAGAAGTATCTTACATCAATGCACACGGAACAAGTACTCCATATAATGATAAGTTTGAAACAGCAGCTATAAAATCTGCGTTTGGAGAATTCGCATATAAAATACCTATAAGTTCAACAAAGTCTATGACAGGACACCTGCTTGGAGCATCAGGAGCTATAGAAGCTATAGTATGTATAAAAGCCTTAGAAGAGTCTTTTGTTCCAGCAACTATAGGATATAAGGTTCCAGATGAAGAGTGTGATTTAGATTACGTTCCAAACATTGGTCGCACGCAAGAGCTTAAATATGCAATGTCTAATTCACTAGGCTTTGGTGGTCACAACGCTACTATATTGCTTAAAAAATGGGATGGTAAATAA
- the fabG gene encoding 3-oxoacyl-[acyl-carrier-protein] reductase encodes MLKGKTAVVTGASRGIGRAIALKLAKLGANIVVNYRNSANAVQEVVKEIETLGAKALAVQCDISSYSDVEHMMKKCIEEFGSLDILVNNAGITKDGLLMRMKEEDFDSVIDINLKGAFNCTKHVSAIMLKQRSGRIINISSVSGLTGNAGQVNYSSAKAGIIGMTKAVAREFASRGVTCNAVAPGYIQTDMTEALSVKVKEAIMDTIPLKRLGMPEDVANAVAFLASEEASYITGQVISVDGGMVM; translated from the coding sequence ATGTTAAAAGGAAAAACAGCAGTAGTTACAGGAGCTAGTCGTGGGATTGGAAGAGCGATAGCATTAAAGCTAGCAAAACTTGGAGCAAATATAGTTGTTAATTATAGAAACAGCGCAAACGCAGTACAGGAAGTAGTTAAAGAAATAGAAACGTTAGGAGCTAAAGCTCTAGCGGTTCAGTGTGATATAAGTAGCTATAGTGATGTAGAGCATATGATGAAAAAATGTATTGAAGAATTCGGAAGCTTAGATATTTTAGTTAATAATGCTGGCATAACAAAAGATGGTCTTTTAATGAGAATGAAGGAAGAGGACTTTGATAGCGTTATAGATATCAACCTAAAGGGTGCTTTTAATTGTACAAAGCATGTATCAGCAATAATGCTTAAACAAAGAAGTGGCAGAATAATAAATATATCCTCAGTGTCTGGGCTTACAGGAAATGCAGGCCAAGTAAATTATTCCTCTGCAAAAGCAGGCATAATAGGCATGACTAAGGCCGTAGCTAGGGAATTTGCAAGTAGAGGGGTTACGTGTAATGCAGTAGCACCAGGATATATTCAAACAGACATGACTGAGGCTTTGTCAGTTAAGGTAAAAGAGGCTATAATGGACACTATTCCATTAAAGAGACTTGGCATGCCAGAAGATGTGGCAAATGCAGTAGCATTTTTAGCCTCAGAGGAAGCTTCATACATAACAGGTCAGGTTATAAGCGTAGATGGTGGAATGGTTATGTAG
- the fabD gene encoding ACP S-malonyltransferase, which produces MSKTAFIFPGQGAQYIGMGKELFDNIEVCKNIFNIADKELDFELSKLCFEGTQEELNITENTQPAILTTSIAALMALSQQGVKCDVTAGLSLGEYSALVCSGAMEFKDAVKLVKKRGRFMQQAVPVGIGTMAAIIGLEANFVEQACIEARTSGIVEIANFNCPGQIVIAGEIAAVELACEKAKEKGAKKAMLLSVSAPFHTSMLKPAGDKLEIELQNINLKDITIPVMTNVTGDYVKTVDDIKANLKLQVMSSVLWETIIRNMIRDGVDTFVEIGPGKVLSGFVKKIDRKLTIVNIEDIASLNKAVQLLKH; this is translated from the coding sequence ATGAGTAAAACTGCTTTTATTTTTCCCGGACAGGGAGCCCAATATATTGGAATGGGCAAGGAATTATTTGATAATATAGAGGTTTGCAAAAATATATTTAATATAGCAGATAAGGAACTTGATTTTGAATTAAGTAAACTTTGTTTTGAAGGTACGCAAGAGGAGCTAAATATTACAGAGAATACACAGCCCGCTATTTTAACTACTAGCATAGCAGCACTTATGGCATTAAGTCAGCAGGGTGTAAAATGTGATGTAACTGCAGGACTTAGTCTTGGAGAATACTCAGCACTTGTTTGCAGTGGAGCTATGGAATTTAAAGATGCCGTAAAACTTGTTAAAAAGCGTGGAAGATTCATGCAACAAGCAGTGCCTGTGGGAATAGGAACTATGGCAGCTATAATAGGGCTAGAAGCTAATTTTGTTGAGCAGGCCTGTATTGAAGCTAGAACTTCTGGCATAGTAGAAATTGCTAATTTTAATTGCCCGGGACAAATAGTAATTGCCGGGGAAATAGCAGCAGTTGAACTTGCTTGCGAAAAGGCTAAAGAAAAAGGTGCAAAAAAAGCAATGCTTTTATCTGTAAGTGCACCCTTCCATACTTCAATGTTAAAACCCGCAGGGGATAAATTAGAAATTGAACTACAAAATATAAACCTTAAAGACATTACGATTCCAGTGATGACAAATGTTACTGGCGATTATGTTAAGACAGTGGATGATATAAAAGCTAATTTAAAGCTTCAAGTTATGAGTTCTGTTTTATGGGAAACAATTATAAGAAATATGATAAGAGATGGCGTTGATACCTTCGTAGAGATAGGACCAGGTAAGGTATTAAGTGGCTTCGTTAAGAAGATAGATAGAAAACTTACAATAGTGAATATAGAAGATATAGCATCTTTAAATAAAGCAGTACAACTACTTAAACATTAG
- the fabK gene encoding enoyl-[acyl-carrier-protein] reductase FabK: MFNSVFFEDLGVKYPIIQGGMAWVADSSLASAVSNAGGLGIIAAANAPVDYIRDEIRKAKKLTDKPFGVNIMLLSENAEEIAHLVCEEGVKVVTTGAGNPGKYMELWKSHGIKVIPVVPSVGLAKRMERAGADAVIAEGCESGGHIGELTTMALVPQVVDAVNIPVIAAGGIGDGRGVAAAFMLGVQGVQVGTRFLVANECTIHENYKHKVLSAKDIDSVVTGRSTGHPIRVLKNKLSRQFQKLEKENAPIEDLEELGRGCLPRAAKEGDTDMGSVMAGQIAGLVKKEQCCKDIIQEMFTEAEVAIRKFI, translated from the coding sequence ATGTTTAATTCTGTATTTTTTGAAGATTTAGGTGTAAAATATCCAATAATACAAGGTGGAATGGCTTGGGTTGCGGATAGTAGCTTAGCTTCTGCAGTATCTAATGCAGGGGGACTAGGAATTATAGCAGCTGCTAATGCACCAGTTGATTATATAAGAGATGAAATTAGAAAAGCAAAAAAGTTAACAGATAAACCTTTTGGTGTGAATATAATGCTACTCAGTGAGAATGCAGAAGAAATCGCACATCTTGTATGTGAAGAAGGCGTAAAAGTGGTTACTACAGGAGCTGGAAACCCAGGTAAGTATATGGAGCTTTGGAAGTCACATGGAATTAAAGTAATACCAGTGGTACCTTCTGTGGGTCTTGCTAAGCGTATGGAGAGAGCTGGAGCGGATGCAGTTATTGCAGAAGGCTGTGAATCTGGAGGTCATATTGGTGAACTTACAACTATGGCACTTGTTCCTCAAGTTGTTGATGCAGTTAATATTCCTGTAATTGCAGCGGGAGGCATAGGTGATGGACGAGGGGTTGCAGCAGCCTTTATGCTTGGAGTACAGGGAGTTCAAGTGGGAACAAGGTTTTTAGTAGCAAATGAATGTACTATACATGAAAATTACAAACACAAGGTATTATCTGCAAAGGATATAGATTCCGTGGTTACAGGGAGATCTACAGGGCATCCTATTAGGGTTTTAAAAAATAAGCTATCAAGACAATTTCAAAAGCTTGAAAAGGAAAATGCTCCTATAGAGGATTTAGAGGAATTAGGACGAGGATGTTTACCAAGAGCAGCAAAAGAAGGCGATACAGATATGGGATCTGTCATGGCAGGACAAATTGCTGGCCTAGTAAAGAAAGAACAATGTTGCAAGGATATTATACAAGAAATGTTTACAGAGGCAGAAGTAGCTATTAGAAAATTTATATAA
- the acpP gene encoding acyl carrier protein, with the protein MVFEKVKKVIVDQLGLDEAEVTMEANFADDLGVDSLEIFEIVMSLEEAFEIEIPNEDIENIKDVKGIVKYIEAKLK; encoded by the coding sequence ATGGTATTTGAAAAAGTTAAAAAAGTAATAGTTGATCAATTAGGGTTAGACGAAGCAGAGGTTACAATGGAAGCAAATTTTGCGGATGATTTAGGTGTAGATTCTCTTGAAATATTTGAGATTGTAATGTCACTTGAAGAAGCTTTTGAAATTGAAATACCTAATGAAGATATTGAAAACATTAAGGATGTAAAGGGAATTGTTAAATATATAGAAGCTAAACTTAAATAA
- a CDS encoding beta-ketoacyl-ACP synthase III, with product MNEVQIIGTGSYAPLNIMTNQQMSELVDTSDEWIVSMTGIKQRHISQGENTSDLATKAALEALKDANVKPEDIDLIIVASTSPDQFVPATACIVQGNIGADSAMAFDISAACTGFIFALNIAMQFLKTGDRKRALIIGAEVLSKIVDWTDRNTCILFGDGAGAAVIEVGTKRGIISVDSASEGKKFDLLTCPTVDVINTFSRGKVDFKAKIDMDGKEIFRFAVNIIVSSIDKILKENNYTLDDIKYVVCHQANFRIIDFVVKRLKADKDKFFVNLDKYGNTSAASIAIALDEMNKTNLLNAGDKIILVGFGGGLTYGASLIEWTISK from the coding sequence ATGAATGAGGTACAAATAATTGGTACAGGAAGTTATGCTCCTCTAAACATAATGACTAATCAACAAATGTCGGAACTTGTAGATACTTCGGATGAATGGATAGTTTCTATGACGGGTATCAAGCAGAGACATATATCCCAAGGTGAAAATACTTCAGACCTCGCCACAAAAGCTGCCTTAGAGGCATTAAAGGATGCAAATGTTAAACCGGAAGATATAGATTTGATAATTGTTGCCAGTACATCCCCAGATCAATTTGTTCCAGCCACTGCATGTATAGTTCAAGGGAACATTGGAGCAGACAGTGCTATGGCCTTTGATATATCAGCAGCCTGCACGGGATTTATATTTGCCCTTAATATCGCAATGCAATTTTTAAAAACAGGTGACCGCAAAAGGGCTTTAATAATAGGAGCTGAGGTACTATCAAAGATTGTTGATTGGACAGATAGAAACACTTGTATACTCTTTGGAGATGGTGCAGGAGCAGCAGTAATTGAGGTAGGGACTAAAAGAGGAATTATTTCTGTGGATTCGGCTTCAGAAGGTAAGAAGTTTGATCTTTTAACTTGCCCAACTGTAGATGTGATAAACACATTTTCAAGGGGAAAAGTAGATTTTAAAGCAAAGATAGATATGGATGGCAAAGAAATTTTTAGGTTTGCAGTAAATATTATTGTAAGTAGCATAGATAAAATTTTAAAAGAAAATAATTACACATTAGATGATATTAAGTATGTAGTTTGCCACCAAGCAAATTTCAGAATAATAGATTTTGTTGTAAAAAGATTAAAAGCTGACAAAGATAAATTCTTTGTGAATTTAGATAAGTATGGAAATACTTCAGCAGCAAGTATAGCAATAGCCTTAGACGAAATGAATAAAACAAATTTATTGAATGCTGGAGATAAAATTATACTTGTAGGCTTTGGCGGTGGATTAACCTACGGAGCTTCATTAATAGAATGGACAATAAGCAAATAA
- a CDS encoding MarR family winged helix-turn-helix transcriptional regulator has product MSKSVSVVNELLVETFSDILQIEQKALKEGVLNDLSITEIHTIDAIGMYEYRTMTEVSQDLKITLGTLTTAINKLFKKGYVDRKRGEEDRRSVMIALTRKGKLAYRIHDKFHSEMVHSTIDGLNNDEEEVLIKSLEKLNNFFKEKYKL; this is encoded by the coding sequence ATGAGTAAATCGGTTAGCGTTGTCAATGAACTTCTAGTAGAGACATTTAGTGATATATTGCAAATAGAGCAGAAGGCACTTAAAGAAGGGGTACTTAATGATCTATCAATAACAGAAATTCATACTATTGATGCCATAGGAATGTATGAATATAGAACTATGACAGAAGTATCCCAAGATCTTAAAATAACTTTAGGTACTCTTACTACAGCTATCAATAAACTTTTTAAAAAAGGGTATGTAGATAGAAAAAGAGGGGAAGAAGATAGAAGATCAGTGATGATTGCCCTTACTAGAAAAGGAAAGCTAGCCTATAGAATACATGACAAATTTCATTCTGAAATGGTGCACTCAACTATAGATGGTCTGAATAATGATGAAGAAGAGGTATTAATAAAATCTCTTGAAAAATTAAATAATTTCTTCAAGGAAAAATATAAATTATAA
- a CDS encoding NAD(P)H-dependent flavin oxidoreductase, translated as MKLPPLKIGELIASVPIIQGGMGVGVSLSGLASAVANEGGIGIISTAQIGYNEEDFATNAKEANKRALRNEIRKARELSPNGIIGINIMVAMNNYEEITRTALEEGIDLIISGAGLPLNLPKIAKDFKAKLAPIVSSAKAAIVISKMWDRKDNCAADLIVVEGPEAGGHLGFSMEALIEKKTQDLKDIVKEVIEAIKPFEEKYNKKIPVVAAGGIYTGRDISEFIKLGAAGVQMATRFVATQECDASLEFKMAYINSKEEDIKIVKSPVGMPGRAINNKFMESVLEKGCKVDKCYLCIKDCDPRQTPYCITEALIQAVKGNLDKGLIFVGSNAYKVDKIVTVKELMSELVTEAESVL; from the coding sequence ATGAAGTTACCTCCTTTAAAAATTGGAGAATTAATAGCAAGTGTTCCTATAATTCAAGGCGGTATGGGGGTAGGAGTATCTCTTTCAGGTCTTGCATCAGCTGTTGCAAATGAAGGCGGGATAGGGATAATATCTACTGCTCAAATTGGGTATAATGAAGAAGACTTTGCAACTAATGCAAAGGAAGCAAACAAAAGAGCATTAAGAAATGAAATAAGAAAAGCTAGAGAATTAAGTCCTAATGGTATTATAGGAATAAATATTATGGTGGCTATGAATAATTATGAGGAAATAACTAGAACTGCTTTAGAAGAAGGCATAGATTTAATAATATCTGGTGCAGGACTTCCACTTAATTTACCTAAAATAGCTAAAGACTTCAAAGCAAAGCTTGCACCTATAGTATCATCAGCAAAGGCAGCTATAGTTATTTCAAAAATGTGGGATAGGAAAGATAATTGTGCCGCAGATTTAATTGTTGTTGAAGGACCTGAAGCAGGTGGACATCTTGGTTTTTCCATGGAAGCCTTAATAGAAAAGAAAACTCAAGATCTAAAAGATATAGTTAAAGAGGTTATTGAAGCAATTAAGCCTTTTGAAGAAAAGTATAACAAAAAAATTCCTGTAGTAGCTGCTGGTGGAATCTATACTGGAAGGGACATTTCCGAGTTTATAAAACTTGGTGCAGCGGGGGTGCAGATGGCTACTAGATTTGTGGCTACGCAGGAATGTGATGCTAGTTTAGAATTTAAAATGGCATATATTAATTCAAAAGAAGAAGATATAAAGATAGTGAAAAGCCCTGTAGGAATGCCAGGAAGAGCTATAAACAATAAGTTTATGGAAAGCGTCTTGGAAAAGGGATGCAAAGTAGATAAATGCTATTTATGCATAAAGGACTGTGATCCAAGGCAAACCCCATATTGTATTACAGAAGCCTTAATACAAGCAGTAAAAGGTAATTTGGATAAGGGACTTATCTTTGTTGGAAGTAACGCTTATAAAGTAGATAAAATAGTGACCGTTAAAGAACTTATGAGTGAACTAGTGACAGAAGCAGAAAGTGTTTTATAA
- the corA gene encoding magnesium/cobalt transporter CorA, giving the protein MIRTIAITKDLKLICDLPLETLSKDNIMWYWMDFNNPNQEEISLLDNYFHFHQLSIEDCVFSLNSPKLDYYDDYNFFVLNSLNQDTLDPVEVSLFVGNKYIVSYHDSELNELDEAWQRAKTNKKNWDKGPSYIAHQILDKIVDSFFPAINKIQDKLDEIENNVKKKPIHTLMDEIFGLRSDLLKLRRTVNSMRDLLYRILNSERLIGFHEHKLYFSDIHDHLVKLSDMVASNREMTSDMRDNYLSINSTRMNKNMMVLTVITTIFIPLTFIVGIYGMNFQNMPELTWKHGYYVVLLIMAIIATQMFLWFKHNGWFDM; this is encoded by the coding sequence TTGATTCGTACCATAGCTATTACAAAAGACTTAAAGCTAATTTGTGATTTGCCTTTAGAAACTTTATCAAAGGACAATATAATGTGGTATTGGATGGATTTTAATAACCCTAACCAAGAAGAAATATCCTTATTAGATAATTACTTTCATTTTCATCAATTATCCATAGAAGATTGTGTTTTTTCATTAAATAGCCCTAAATTAGATTATTATGATGACTATAATTTTTTTGTGCTTAATTCTTTAAATCAAGATACTTTAGATCCAGTAGAAGTCTCTCTTTTTGTAGGCAATAAGTACATCGTATCTTATCACGATTCTGAATTAAATGAACTAGATGAAGCCTGGCAGCGAGCAAAAACTAATAAAAAAAATTGGGATAAGGGGCCTTCTTATATTGCCCATCAAATATTAGATAAGATAGTTGATTCCTTCTTTCCGGCTATTAATAAAATTCAAGACAAATTAGATGAAATCGAAAATAACGTTAAAAAGAAGCCAATTCACACCTTGATGGATGAAATTTTCGGATTAAGAAGCGATTTATTAAAGCTCCGAAGAACAGTAAACTCTATGCGTGATTTATTATATAGAATATTAAACTCTGAGCGACTTATAGGATTTCATGAACATAAATTATATTTTTCTGATATTCATGATCACTTAGTTAAACTTTCGGATATGGTAGCTTCTAATAGGGAAATGACATCTGATATGCGTGATAATTATTTATCCATAAATTCAACTCGTATGAATAAAAATATGATGGTTTTAACTGTTATAACAACTATATTTATACCACTGACATTTATAGTAGGAATTTACGGTATGAATTTTCAAAACATGCCTGAGCTAACTTGGAAGCATGGTTATTATGTGGTTTTGTTAATCATGGCTATTATTGCAACACAAATGTTTCTATGGTTTAAACATAACGGTTGGTTTGATATGTAG
- a CDS encoding zinc ribbon domain-containing protein — protein sequence MMKMKKAINCESCGMPLNNDEKYAGTEADGSLSEIYCRHCYENGKFTLPDITMIEMKEIVTNKIIEMKLPKFVAKFLTRNTYKLKRWKTEKPAKPTSKKPKK from the coding sequence ATGATGAAAATGAAGAAAGCTATCAATTGTGAAAGTTGTGGAATGCCTTTGAATAATGATGAAAAATATGCTGGAACTGAAGCTGACGGTAGCTTAAGTGAAATATATTGCCGTCATTGTTATGAAAATGGTAAATTTACTTTGCCTGATATTACTATGATTGAAATGAAAGAAATTGTAACTAATAAAATAATAGAAATGAAGCTACCTAAATTTGTGGCAAAATTCTTAACAAGAAATACTTATAAACTAAAAAGGTGGAAAACTGAAAAACCAGCTAAACCTACTTCAAAGAAGCCTAAAAAATAA